GTGCACCCTGTTCTGGCCATACTACCTGACAGCAGAAGCTGGGTCAACCCTTATTCCTTGAGTAGTTCAAGAGAAACCTGTTGAATTATTATCCAGCTGAAACACAGGTAACTGAGGGCCACCTAAGAAACCTTTCTGGGCAATGCTTAGACATAGTTTATGGTCTATCATGTTATCTTAAAacatacttacagaaaaataGGCTTTTGTTAAGATTCCGTTAAATTCTACTTCCAGAGGATGATACTTGTTAATGTGGGTAGAATAATTAAGAGGCCAAGGGAATGGGATGGTAGCATTAGCATGTCCAAGATCCCAGTAAGTAGTAAACGTTTTCCAGAGGTCTTTTGCCAAGCAGCTGCAGTTGTGTATCACAGCACCAAACTCTTTCACCTGCAAAGAGAGAAAGCTATGTCACAGCCCCAGAGCCACCTCCACCTCTAGGGGCTTCTTTGCCATTTCTCCCACTCAGTCAATATTTCACACCATTACAATTTTTCTCTGTTATGTGCTAGAACATCAAATTTCCTCTGGATTTTTGAATATGCAGCAGCAGAGCTTACCTGAGATAAAGATCTCCAGTCCATATTTGCGCTACCAATATATATATGTTTCATGTCTACAATCCAGAATTTGCTATGCAACACTCCTCCTGTCAAATGTCCAAAATCAATCTTTTTTACATGAGCCCCTGAAGACAGatggtgaggggaaaaaagagtttAGATACAGCATCGTGATGCTCCAGCGATCTATACTGCTCCACTGACATCATATGTGCAGCCAGCAATACCTACTGAAACTCACAAGCAGTTATTCCTGGGAGTACAGTAACttgaaaaaatatacaaaatgtgaacttccagaaaaaaattttaaGGGCATGACGACATACACAGAAATCATGAACTAATGAATATGTAGTCCTTGTCCCGTGACCGTAAGCACCACGTCAGAATAGGCCTTGGGGACCAGGACCGTTTCTCTGAGATGTGTTTTTGCACTACTGAAGTCCTGAGTGCATCACTGAAGTGAGATAATTacctttttcttctaaaagctCGAGGTCAGTTGAATTTGTAGCCAAAGTTGGCATACTTGCTGCAACATACACAGAGACATTCTCTGCGAGTAATCTCTCAAACCTCTTCAGAATGTCTTCACCCTGTATGGtacattgttatttttaatattttgttgtaGAACATTTAGTAAGATATACGCAAGTACAATATAACTAATGGATCCTTCCTTTGAAGAACCCCAACCCAAGGAAGGTCAGAAATTTCACCTATTTCAGGAATGtttcaagcagagaaaaaagagaagattcTGATCCAATGTATGaattaaagtttattttctgtcATGTAATGCTCTTAGATATAAGGTTTAAAGTACAACCACAAACATCCCAGACTTCAGAGGTGAATGCCCTAGTGAAGAtcagctgctggatgctgatgCTTCATAGATATACTGTGTCATTTCACCCTGAGGATAAAAGTAACAGAGACTGTCCTACTCTGAGCTGTCTCTTTAGCGGAGACAGGGCTCAGCCTTACATCTGTCACTTTTACTTCTTCTCACGTGGAGGAAATGAGTCATCTTACAACACCAGAACCACCTGGGAGGAAGACAAGAAGTTCCCAAAAGCCCATGATGACAATGAGGAGGGTGTGccaggagggaggcagaggctcagcccACTGTACTAAACAGGTCAGCATCTGATCTAACAACAAACGGCACAAATCCTGATACCTGACTAAACTTCATCCCTGTCTGACATAGGGTGGCCTTGTCCCTTCTACTTTTCAGAAGTCCCCCAGACCCTGCTCAGGAGTGCCTGGGAGGTTGCCAGCTGCCACAGGCAAAGAGAGCCAAGGGACAATTAAACATGATGGATGGTCGCAAGGTGAGCTTGTGCCATGGCCTCTGTCATTTACTTTTGGTGGTGGAGCCGGAGAGGCCCCGCAGGAAGCCTGGCTGCACAGGGTACCCAGGAGGACAGCCCTGCAAAGGAGAATGAATGTCTTAAGCTGCTGTCAAATGGCATGGTTCAGGGACACCTGCAAAAGAGGTGAATGAAGATTCTGTGTCTGTACACGGGGGAGAAGCAGCCTCTGAAGCAGGCAAAATTCCAACAGACTTTGCTTCCTGGCACTTCCAGCTAGCCAGTGGGAACTGGCACATTCACTTGTGTGTATGGAATCCTGTAGGCTCTCCAGCCCTGCCACTGGCTGCCCCTACCACAGGTTGACCATCTGCAGGGTGAGTGTGGTTTTGAGGCTGACCTCTGGTTGCTCTTAAAACATAGCATAGAAATATTCAGAGACATAGACAGAGCCCAGGTGGAGTCTAACTGAACTGGAGGAGGAAAGTTGGTCTGCTGCTTCAGATCAGCATGGAAAACCTTTCTGGGTTTGCAGGAAGAGTCAAGCAATGTCTCTGGGAGACAGACCAAGCAGTCAATCTGCCATGTGTCACATGTACATGAGGCATATAACCATAGATGTCCTTGTCATTGATTTTCTCCTACCTGTTTGGAAGATGAATCATTGACGTTGATATCCTTCCCAGTAAGGGACCAATAGTAAGAAGCCACATGAATTTTTTCCTGGGCTAGATCAAGGAGTCTCATCCAGGCTTGGTACAAGGGTTTGGCTGCAGTGCTATTTATCTCAAAAGGTAAGTCATAAGGAACATTTTCCACAAGTTCAAAGCTGCAATGGCAATTGTATATTGTGAAGCAAGTGACTCTGACCCCAGCAGGAAACCAAGCACCTGTCAGGCCATACAGTTGGCCATTTTGGACTTCAACCTCAAAAGTAAATAAGCTGAGCTGGACAAAAAGCTGGGACTACTCTCCATCTCCATTTTTTATAGCCAAGCATGTACATTACCCTCCCAAATCCAGCAGAATAGCTTCTCAGTAGCCATTCTGAGTTTTTCATTTTACCATCCTAAAGACGAGGAGAAAAGTCACCCCCTGGGGCTGGATGTCAGGCTTGGTTTACCTGCAGGAGTCATTGGATCTATTGGTGTCCTCAGTTATCGTGGTTCCCGGGAGATCTCTGTAGAATCCTTCTTCCTGCTCCAACTCTTTGTAAATCCTGACAACTGCTTCTTCTTCATTAGGATCAACCACACTGTCCACTTTCATGAAGTAAACAGCCATCAGGACAAGACCAAGTATCAAAACTGGCCCTAAGATTTGAAACTAGAACAGAATCCAAATAGGAGAACATTTAAGTGATCACCAAGTCACCAATACACCAGCTGATGGATGACTACCTGTTGGAGGTGAGTAAATCACAGTCTTTTAATAGTAATCTTGCTTTCAGCTATGGGCAGAGAGTATTATTAGATACAGCACTGAAAGTAAGGATCACAAGCCACATAGGCGTTGGTTTATGTGAGGACTATGATTTTAGTTTTGGCTTAATTTTTCCTGTGCCAACATATCAAAACCCTCTTTTTCCCAAACCTTATGATTAGTTTAGATCATAAGTTATGACCATTAGTGATGATGAGTTGCAGGAGGCGGTGAGAAGGCTGTGTAGTATCAAGGAGTTAGATAGCTGGTCCCAAGGGCAGTCTGCAGTGGACCCACAACCCACAGCTAAACACCCAGAAACTCCCCACCTGCACACACAGAAGGGAGGGAGCCCagtaatgcagaagaatggaagcttgcgatggcaaggacctgcaggaggaagagatttGCCCTGAAAcctgaggtgcccttgcagaaccACCTCACCgctctgcaggctgcagaggaatGACCCATcacatcaggagagatgctgAAGCGGAGTAAGGCAGCCTGGTCTGCTCCCCGTATAACAACGAGCACAAGGAAGAGAAGGCGGCGGGTGGCAGCGGTAGGTGACTCTTCTGAGAGGTGCGGAGGCACCGTCTGCCGACCCGGCGCACTCTCGAGAGCTGTGCTGCTTACCGGGGGCTCATATCAGGGGTGTCATGATGCCTCGTGCAGTCCCCTGActattatctgctgctgttgttccaCGTGGGCACCAACcacacagccaggagcagtctgggGAGTATCAGGAAGGGtgacagagccctgggagcagcagtaagggactctggagcacaggtagttttttcatcagttcTCCCAGTccaagggaaggggtttgaaagggcgagctgaatctggcaaatcaacaattggttacaggactggtgccacagccaggggtttggctgcttagaccatgggacttgctttgagaaacctgttctactgggggctgatgggtccatctgtcagagaaggcgaaaagcatcttcagtcatcgacttgccaagctggtgaagagggctttgaACTAAAGTTGCTGGGGGAGGGAAACCTCagtccatcccactcctaccagcctGATGTCAGCGCTGGCAATAGATGTCCAGAACCTGGAGGGGGGgtcacagagcagctgtggctgccccctcactggaaaggttcaaggccaggttggacggggctttgagcaacccagtctagtggaaggtgtccctgcccatggcagggggattggaagtagatgacctttaaggtgcATTTCAACCAAACCCTTCTATAATTTAATATTGATTAGCTTTATTTTAGTACAATAGGCGTACAACAAAATCTCTACCAAAACCAAACAAGGAAATCCATAACAGAAGATTAGCTGATCAAGCCCAGCTCTACCATAAAGAGTAAGTTCATGaagctggggagaaaaaacaagacTGAAAATGTCAGAAGAATAAGGACTTTTTCTGGTTTCTGAACATGGTCTGGCTTTGTCTTCTCACTTAAACTTCATCAAGTGAAACTACACATGGCGAATGAACAGTATTTCCTCATCACTCTAGTATTGTGATTTAGcttcatttatctttttctgtacttcctttcttttcctgaacatcgatgaaaaaaaatacaccctGGCCACCTGGTATATCCAGATCTGGAGTCCAGCCACTCGCATGCTGAAATGTATAGCGCTGGGCTCTGTATGTTGCCCTATAACTGAGGAGGAAAGGACAGCTACCAGGGCAGATCCATCTCCTCCCAACAACTATCATGTCTGGCTCCTGATGGCAATTCCTGGGAGCTGGGACCATCCACCACCCTGTGATAGGCAATGTGCACTTCAGATTTGAGCTTTTGAACCTCCGGGCAG
Above is a genomic segment from Athene noctua chromosome 6, bAthNoc1.hap1.1, whole genome shotgun sequence containing:
- the PLD4 gene encoding 5'-3' exonuclease PLD4, translated to MLNESSKMKLSVNNQKGVKTFQILGPVLILGLVLMAVYFMKVDSVVDPNEEEAVVRIYKELEQEEGFYRDLPGTTITEDTNRSNDSCSFELVENVPYDLPFEINSTAAKPLYQAWMRLLDLAQEKIHVASYYWSLTGKDINVNDSSSKQGEDILKRFERLLAENVSVYVAASMPTLATNSTDLELLEEKGAHVKKIDFGHLTGGVLHSKFWIVDMKHIYIGSANMDWRSLSQVKEFGAVIHNCSCLAKDLWKTFTTYWDLGHANATIPFPWPLNYSTHINKYHPLEVEFNGILTKAYFSASPPAFCPKGRTHDLFAITSTISEAQKFVYVSVMEYFPTSRFLHPERYWPAIDNALRRAAFNHRVQIRLLVSCWTHSDPAMLYYLRSLRALNNPHAHISVDVKLFIVPVLNHTNIPHGRVNHNKYMVTDKVAYIGTSNWSEDYFINTAGVGLIIKQNATNQQRRQLPIQEQLKNLFERDWNSKYAVNLEDVQGQKDCNWRGRL